Within Dysosmobacter sp. Marseille-Q4140, the genomic segment TGCTTGTCCTCCATGGGGCCGTCGCCGCCTTTCTCAGAATTACGCAATCGTTAACGAAATTATAACACGATATTTATGAGAGGAAAAGCCTTTCTGCCAGAGAAAGCCCGCTGCTCCAGTGTTTCGGGTCAGGCGCCTGATGAGACGCAGGCGCATAGAATGGACTGCATCTCCCGGTGAGCGGCCGGGGCCGCCGGTGCGGCCTCAGAGGCCCCGCGGGAGAGGCCAATCTCTAGGAAACGAGGGAGTTTGCTTTGCGAATTAATGAAGCATACGAGCACGAGGCCCTTCGGTCCTGCCAGACCGAGGAGACCACCTGCCCGATCAATGGATGCAGCAAGGTCAGTACTCAGTGTGTAGACGTCTCGGCGCCGGTGGTTCTTGCCCCCACCGCGTCTTTGGGGAGCCCCACGGTCACTTGTCAGGGAAGCCCCAGCGTTACTTGCGTCACCAGTTCCGACAAGACCTACTGCACCGTGACGCTGACGCAGCAGGTGTGCGTGTCCATCCCGGTGTGCTACGGTGTGTCCATAGCCACCGGCGAGGTCACCATCGCCTGCGCTGACAGTGGTACGGGCAGCTGCCATTGCCGCTGCTGACGAAAACGGATGTCCCCCGCCGGTTTTCCGGCGGGGGACGTGCCTTTTCGGGGGAAAATAGGCTTGCAACTTTCCCGAAAAGCCGGTATACTGAATTGATATTTGAATGAGAACAACACGGAAAGGATGATCCATATGACCGCTTATCCCCAGATGAGCCCCGCGGAGCGGAAAGAGGAGTACGCCCGCCTGATGAAGGAGTACGAGGACCTGAAGGCCCGGGGCCTGAAGCTGAACATGGCCCGGGGCAAGCCCGGCAAGGCCCAGCTGGACCTGGTCAGCGACATCTTCCAGCTGATGCAGAGGCCCGAGGACTATGTGTCCGACGGTGTGGACGTGCGCAACTACGGCGAGCTCTCCGGCCTGCCCGCCGCCAAGCAGCTGTTCGCCGAGATCCTGGACTGCAAGAGCGAGCAGGTGTTCGTGGGCGGCAACGCCAGCTTGCAGCTGATGTACGACACCGTCTCCAAGGCCTATACCCATGGCCTGCTCCACAGCGAGCGGCCCTGGTGCAAGGAGCCTGTGGTGAAGTGGCTGTGCCCCGCCCCCGGCTACGACCGCCACTTCAAGGTGACCGAGTCCTTTGGATTTGAGCTCATCACCGTCCCCATGACCGACGAGGGCCCCGACATGGACGTGGTGGAGAAATACATCGCGGATCCTGCGGTGAAGGGCATGTGGAACGTGCCCAAGTACTCCAACCCCGACGGCATCATCTACTCCGCCGAGACCATCCGCCGCATCGCCTCCATGAAGCCCGCCGCGCCGGACTTTCTGCTGATGTGGGACAACGCCTACTGCATCCACGAGTTCGAGGGGGAGTACGTGCCCTTCCCGGACATCCTCTCCGAGTGCGCCAAGTACGGCAACGCCGACATGGTCTTTGAGTTTGCCTCCACCTCCAAGGTCACCCTGCCCGGCGCCGGCATCTCCTGCTTCGCCTGCTCCGAGGCCAACATGGCCTATATGGAGAAGCTCCTCACCGTCCAGGTCATCAGCTTCGACAAGGTGAACCAGCAGCGCCACGTGCTCTACCTCAAGGACAAGGCCCACACCCTGGAGCTGATGCGCAAGCACGCCGCCATCATGGGCCCCAAGTTCCGCTGCGTGGTGGACGCCCTGGACCGGGAGATCGCCCCTCTGGAGATCGCCTCCTGGCGCCGCCCCAAGGGCGGCTACTTCGTCTCCCTCAACGCCATGCCCGGCACCGCCAAGCGGACCC encodes:
- a CDS encoding aminotransferase class I/II-fold pyridoxal phosphate-dependent enzyme — its product is MTAYPQMSPAERKEEYARLMKEYEDLKARGLKLNMARGKPGKAQLDLVSDIFQLMQRPEDYVSDGVDVRNYGELSGLPAAKQLFAEILDCKSEQVFVGGNASLQLMYDTVSKAYTHGLLHSERPWCKEPVVKWLCPAPGYDRHFKVTESFGFELITVPMTDEGPDMDVVEKYIADPAVKGMWNVPKYSNPDGIIYSAETIRRIASMKPAAPDFLLMWDNAYCIHEFEGEYVPFPDILSECAKYGNADMVFEFASTSKVTLPGAGISCFACSEANMAYMEKLLTVQVISFDKVNQQRHVLYLKDKAHTLELMRKHAAIMGPKFRCVVDALDREIAPLEIASWRRPKGGYFVSLNAMPGTAKRTLALCKEAGVTMTGAGATFPYGKDPADSNIRIAPSLPPVEELEQAIAVLCVCLKMAALEKLGV